The Branchiostoma floridae strain S238N-H82 chromosome 17, Bfl_VNyyK, whole genome shotgun sequence genome has a window encoding:
- the LOC118405149 gene encoding uncharacterized protein LOC118405149: MADRLLPALCIKDKSVVAKRQQCILVPTDAAREALKVPKKSLSVPPACMEEKTALQEAKRRCRQYSAQPTEVQYLGQLVLTFGKYTNKTFKWLLENDVGYVKFLVDKHLKDVRNTARKVEVRDRWLKDSLLKYVNHFPPVSSHLEVNIDSCTYGHGRFKDFTYKEMWEWYKYHKVLEADQQLGTAQDRKMAKEAFLSIRQWLRLREEDITSRPMKRFRQYILGKEKASTDKKTEPARTDVQPSTSTFSPADHDPTWDDDTDLIEAVQSMEATEGQ, translated from the exons ATGGCGGATCGTCTATTGCCAGCCTTGTGCATCAAGGATAAAAGTGTGGTGGCCAAGCGGCAGCAGTGTATACTGGTACCGACAGATGCGGCAAGGGAAGCACTGAAGGTTCCCAAGAAGTCCCTGTCGGTGCCGCCGGCATGTATGGAGGAAAAAACAGCTCTTCAAGAAG CCAAGAGACGCTGTCGCCAGTATTCTGCACAGCCAACTGAAGTGCAGTACCTGGGCCAGCTAGTGCTGACCTTTGGCAAGTACACCAACAAGACCTTCAAGTGGTTGTTGGAGAATGACGTCGGTTACGTGAAGTT CCTGGTTGACAAGCACTTGAAGGATGTCCGCAACACTGCACGCAAAGTCGAGGTGCGGGACCGGTGGCTTAAGGACAGCCTGTTGAAGTACGTCAACCATTTCCCACCAGTGTCCTCCCACCTTGAAGTCAACATCGACTCCTGCACGTACGGGCATGGCCGCTTCAAGGATTTTACCTACAAAGAAATGTGGGAGTGGTACAAGTACCACAAAGTCCTTGAAGCGGACCAACAGCTTGGTACTGCACAGGACCGGAAGATGGCAAAGGAAGCCTTCCTGTCCATCCGTCAGTGGCTGAGACTACGGGAGGAGGACATCACGAGCCGACCGATGAAAAGATTTCGGCAATACATCTTAGGGAAGGAGAAG GCATCCACCGACAAGAAGACAGAACCAGCACGCACGGACGTCCAACCTTCCACCAGCACCTTCAGCCCAGCTGACCATGACCCAACCTGGGATGATGACACCGACCTGATCGAGGCTGTACAGAGCATGGAAGCTACAGAAGGTCAGTGA